The DNA segment AGGGTTTGCATTGAGATAAAAGCCCTGTCCGAAATCCTTGCCACGTTTACTGCGTGAAAGATCAATCTCCTCAATAGCTACGTTTGAGCCGTGATATAATCGTATCATATCCTACCTCCTTCCCGTTGGCAAATGACTTGAAGGTCTGAGACGGCATCGTCGATGGATAGGGTATGCTCGGCAGCATAGCAGTCGAGAAGGAAATCTATACCTGTAAAACGGCGCAGGTATGCGTATGCCTGCATGTTGGAGAGGTTAAATCGCTGTGCGAAAGCTCCAACACACGCCACTACATATTCTATTCGGTTAAATATATCTTTCTTGTCCATGACTATGCTTTGTTGTTTACAATTAAGTCTTTAACATCAATATCAAGTAACTCTGAAATCCTCACAAGTATATAAGGGAAGGCTGCATTTTGTTGGAGGACCACCGGGAAACCGTAGCTTCATTTTTACCGACCTGTTCGGCAAGCCATTTACCGGTTTTACCATTCTCAACTAACGCAACTTTTATCCCGTTAATCTTCTGTGATTCCATTTCACTTGCTTTGCTTTCCTGTTACCATACTTTGATGTTAAACGCAAAGTTACAAATAAATTCTGAGATTACCACCTAAATCAGTAGATAATTTGCATCTACAAGTAATGCAACCGAACAACCTACTCTCAACTGGCAACTGCAAAATTAGTGATTCTTCGGAAGAAAACGGTTTTTGGAGATTAAAAATTGAGCTTCTTCCGCGGTC comes from the Clostridiales bacterium genome and includes:
- a CDS encoding DUF3791 domain-containing protein; amino-acid sequence: MDKKDIFNRIEYVVACVGAFAQRFNLSNMQAYAYLRRFTGIDFLLDCYAAEHTLSIDDAVSDLQVICQREGGRI